Proteins encoded within one genomic window of Drosophila willistoni isolate 14030-0811.24 chromosome XL unlocalized genomic scaffold, UCI_dwil_1.1 Seg141, whole genome shotgun sequence:
- the LOC6648417 gene encoding dynein intermediate chain 3, ciliary, with protein sequence MYQNQFIYSRERRRFGRQCLFGDHNELMVSVHPSGRLRLKYILGNPSSRTTQLSSQFALSVMTTENVTHEQHGMYHYEGGWPKEVNINDEEQTLRHRKKVERDDNWGEQLTQLIRTVMAVGEQNNAINIYQDYFSDLTVELANENRMKYVARGVNVFHDIWHPSRHITNIEWMPNNERQFMVQFTNLYRLLRKKKRQVANDYTMGSNNAFYIWDVKNPLQPKLHYDCLDVVSRAKICPKDENNLAGGTYSGKVCIWATHATGMPIRSCPLEAAHREKTSALCWVHSKSNTEFYSGSLDGAIKYWDTRDLKMPVHELLLETEPQDRQDRQKSHGVTFLEFEYTIPVRFVIGSDMGYVFVGNRKGMTPAETLLGNYQLFAGPIWSINRNPFFVKNFLIVGDWRARIWSEESKDGPSTMYIKKDTQLTCGAWSTARCSLFVTGDKLGVVDFWDLLLHQRKPFYSINFNSMITDLVFRSDGELLAIGLANGDCHVLTLHEAMKTATGKEKALIASMFEREISRSKILEARAEEMKLKRRTHLILEEERLRLEQDQHEPELELDPDNPDQFVEMIKGDPEFRAAIADVQNTMLQGEHKRSQRHITMQRTVFEQMYLDKLRRESLAEEARRASPTRASMEKPSKDKGKSNGRRNSKNIK encoded by the exons ATGTATCAGAATCAGTTTATATATTCACGGGAGCGACGCCGATTTGGCCGTCAATGTCTGTTCGGGGATCACAATGAGCTGATGGTCAGTGTTCATCCCAGCGGACGTTTGCGATTGAAATACATTTTGGGCAATCCATCGTCAAGGACAACCCAGTTGAGTAGTCAGTTTGCCTTGTCGGTGATGACAACGGAAAATGTTACCCATGAGCAGCATGGAATGTATCACTATGAGGGCGGTTGGCCCAAAGAGGTCAACATCAATGATGAGGAGCAAACGCTGAGGCATCGCAAAAAAGTCGAACGTGATGATAATTGGGGCGAACAGCTCACCCAATTGATACGCACTGTGATGGCTGTGGGTGAACAGAATAATGCCATCAACATATATCAGGATTATTTTTCCGATCTCACCGTTGAGCTGGCCAATGAGAATCGCATGAAATATGTGGCAAGGGGCGTCAATGTTTTCCATGATATTTGGCATCCCTCCCGTCATATAACCAACATCGAATGGATGCCCAACAATGAGAGGCAGTTTATGGTTCAGTTTACCAATTTATATCGTTTGCTTCGCAAAAAGAAACGTCAGGTTGCCAATGATTATACGATGGGCTCGAATAATGCCTTCTATATATGGGATGTTAAGAATCCCCTGCAACCGAAACTTCATTACGATTGTCTGGATGTTGTGTCACGTGCCAAAATCTGTCCCAAGGATGAGAATAATCTAGCCGGTGGCACCTATTCCGGCAAGGTGTGTATTTGGGCCACACATGCCACCGGCATGCCCATACGTTCATGTCCTTTGGAAGCTGCCCATCGTGAGAAGACATCGGCTCTGTGTTGGGTCCATTCGAAATCGAATACAGAATTCTATTCGGGTTCCCTTGATGGGGCCATCAAGTACTGGGATACACGTGATTTGAAAATGCCTGTACATGAGTTACTCTTGGAAACGGAACCACAGGATCGTCAGGATCGTCAGAAATCGCATGGTGTTACATTTCTCGAATTCGAGTACACAATTCCGGTGCGGTTTGTCATTGGCAGCGATATGGGCTATGTTTTCGTTGGCAATCGCAAGGGTATGACTCCGGCGGAGACTTTACTTGGGAATTATCAACTCTTTGCCGGACCCATATGGTCAATAAATCGTAATCCATTCTTTGTCAAGAATTTCCTTATCGTTGGCGATTGGCGTGCCCGTATTTGGTCGGAGGAAAGTAAAGATGGCCCAAGTACCATGTACATTAAAAAGGATACCCAACTTACATGCGGGGCATGGTCGACGGCACGATGTTCGCTCTTTGTCACTGGCGATAAACTGGGAGTGGTTGACTTTTGGGATTTACTGCTGCATCAGAGAAAACCATTTTATAGcattaatttcaattcaatgaTAACCGATTTAGTTTTTCGTTCCGATGGTGAACTCTTGGCCATTGGTCTGGCCAATGGAGATTGTCATGTATTGACTCTACACGAGGCCATGAAAACAGCCACAGGCAAGGAGAAGGCCCTGATTGCATCG ATGTTTGAGCGCGAAatatcgcgtagcaaaattcTTGAGGCACGCGCCGAGGAAATGAAACTAAAACGTCGCACACATTTGATACTCGAAGAGGAACGTCTACGTTTGGAGCAAGACCAACATGAACCCGAATTGGAACTCGATCCCGATAATCCAGATCAATTTGTTGAAATGATCAAAGGGGATCCCGAGTTTCGAGCGGCCATTGCCGATGTCCAGAACACTATGCTGCAGGGTGAACATAAACGTTCACAACGTCACATAACCATGCAGCGTACTGTCTTCGAGCAAATGTATTTGGATAAATTGCGTCGGGAATCCCTTGCCGAGGAGGCACGCCGAGCCTCACCGACCCGTGCATCAATGGAAAAGCCCAGCAAGGATAAAGGCAAATCGAATGGCAGAAGAAATTCCAAGAATATCAAATGA
- the LOC6648416 gene encoding regulator of nonsense transcripts 2, whose product MQEAAESNETESTPTITATKPIEAGDGEGDGDAKSSAGVTEDGTTTTVDVGGGGDAAALEISERDELQLFVRELHEKIEHKRQLREQNSNFELPGEKYFARLDSSLKKNTAYVKKLKLFTASQLDALLRELSALNLSKYISEICTALSEAKLKMADVPAVVTLASKLHSTYADFDSQFLEAWQKTLSLKASEKIVNASKLRVDLRLFADLVSSGVIHMKPGLAQLGIVLVQLIGQDKDDHSNLSIILSFCRHCGEEYAGLVPQKMLNLAQKYGVEIPKSEFLPSDKQSNLRSMLKNYFKALCKYVLAEQSELMNMTKNIRRTMECKGEISTEKREKCQMMQSSFDKLLTSAQSLSELLGEPLPELTQETECCNPGTVIDNMLDSATFGTLDPWGDSETCAFYTDLPDLRQFLPNFSAPKVDLEQMEEPSELTEEAIDANIDADDLNDLDDPPSTASDSIIEKEIEEQQLQPQKPIKMGNALMELGRQQLQNQTNPSQSQSQLRQQFDIFLVNLFNCVNKELIDSAAIEFLLNFNTKPQRKKLTRTIFSVQRTRLDILPYLSRFVAIIHMCNTDVANDLAELLRKEFKWHIRKKNQLNIESKVKIVRFIGEMVKFGLFKKFDALGCLKMLLRDFQHHQIEMACALVEVSGVYLYNCRDSRLLMNVFLDQMLRLKTATAMDSRHSAQIESVYYLVKPPESSKRELQPRPIMHEYIRHLIFEELCKQNVERCIKMLRRINWQDPEICSYAIKCLSKAYLLRFPLVRCLADLVSGLSSYQPRAVTIIIDNVFEDIRAGLEIHSPRMSQRRIAMAKYLGEMYNYKLVESTHILNTLYLIISLGVVRDQSIVSPLDPPDSLFRLKLACMLLDTCGPYFTSQATRKKLDYFLVFFQHYYWFKKSHPVFTKSENTSDLFPILVDHAYRDCLATVKPNLKLYKSLEQAKDAIDELQEKLYPQLKNINSNSQDASLATNSEVSEVDEAATDEDTCSSNHPRERLAAGLDAENANDWTENETELPPTPGPPEKSKEDLEFEQMYEKMTTDSYQERLKEPIKATVKDIPVPIMARQLRKPYDHLACSSSSSSNAAQISKADGGPTTATGGTTRAISAAAPAVQSSDGNYETTTSNIASTSSGGGGGGAGSGAGSPSSSGAVQFVLMVRGNKGGKQQFKSFVAPSDSHLAINLKLQEQKIREEKEKVKRLTLNITERIEEEDYQESLLPPQQRNFNQSYYQKPNKHKFKHQKGAPDADLIFH is encoded by the exons atgCAGGAAGCCGCCGAATCCAACGAGACTGAATCAAcaccaacaataacagcaacaaaacCAATTGAGGCTGGCGATGGTGAAGGAGATGGAGACGCGAAATCCTCTGCTGGCGTAACAGAAGatggaacaacaacaacagtcgATGTTGGTGGCGGCGGCGATGCAGCCGCCTTAGAGATCTCCGAACGTGATGAACTGCAACTGTTCGTCCGGGAACTTCATGAGAAGATCGAACACAAACGGCAGCTGAGAGAACAGAATTCCAATTTTGAGCTACCCGGCGAGAAGTATTTTGCCCGGCTCGACTCGAGTCTGAAGAAGAATACGGCGTATGtcaagaaattgaaattatttacgGCCAGCCAATTGGATGCACTGCTGCGAGAGTTATCCGCCTTGAAtttaagtaaatatatatcGGAAATATGCACAGCCCTCTCCGAGGCCAAGCTCAAGATGGCCGATGTGCCGGCGGTGGTGACATTGGCCTCCAAATTGCACTCAACCTATGCAGATTTCGATAGCCAATTCTTGGAGGCCTGGCAAAAGACGCTCAGTCTGAAGGCCTCCGAGAAGATAGTGAATGCCAGCAAGTTACGTGTCGATTTGCGTCTATTTGCCGATCTCGTCAGCTCGGGTGTGATACACATGAAGCCAGGTTTGGCCCAATTGGGCATCGTGCTGGTCCAATTGATTGGCCAGGATAAGGATGATCATAGTAATCTATCGATTATACTGTCCTTTTGTCGACACTGTGGCGAAGAGTATGCCGGCTTGGTGCCCCAAAAGATGCTCAATTTGGCCCAGAAATATGGCGTAGAAATACCAAAATCCGAATTTCTGCCCAGCGATAAGCAATCGAATCTACGCTCAATGTTGAAAAACTATTTCAAGGCTCTGTGTAAATATGTCCTGGCCGAGCAGTCGGAATTGATGAATATGACAAAGAATATTCGTCGCACCATGGAGTGCAAAGGTGAGATATCTACCGAGAAACGTGAGAAATGCCAAATGATGCAATCGAGCTTTGATAAGCTATTAACATCGGCTCAATCGCTATCTGAGCTATTGGGTGAACCCTTGCCAGAATTGACTCAAGAGACGGAATGTTGTAATCCGGGCACTGTCATTGATAATATGCTGGATAGTGCCACCTTTGGTACATTAGATCCCTGGGGTGATAGTGAGACGTGTGCCTTCTATACGGATTTACCAGATTTACGACAATTCTTGCCAAATTTCTCGGCACCCAAAGTCGATTTGGAGCAAATGGAAGAGCCCAGTGAATTGACCGAAGAGGCCATCGATGCCAATATTGATGCCGATGATTTAAACGATTTAGATGATCCGCCATCAACAGCATCCGATTCCATTATAGAGAAAGAGATCGAagagcagcagctgcagccaCAGAAGCCCATTAAAATGGGTAATGCTCTAATGGAATTGGGACGCCAACAGTTGCAGAATCAAACGAATCCAAGCCAATCGCAATCCCAGCTGCGTCAGCAATTTGATATATTCCTTGTGAATCTCTTCAATTGTGTCAACAAGGAGCTCATCGATTCGGCGGCCATTGAATTTCTCTTGAATTTCAATACGAAACCACAGCGTAAGAAGCTAACACGTACGATATTTAGTGTACAACGCACTAGATTGGATATCCTGCCATATCTATCACGATTCGTGGCCATTATCCATATGTGTAATACGGATGTGGCCAATGATTTGGCCGAATTGCTGCGCAAAGAATTCAAATGGCATATACGAAAGAAGAATCAATTGAATATCGAATCGAAAGTGAAAATTGTCCGATTCATTGGCGAAATGGTGAAATTTGGTCTCTTCAAGAAATTCGATGCATTGGGCTGCTTGAAAATGTTACTACGTGACTTCCAGCATCATCAAATTGAAATGGCCTGCGCCCTGGTGGAGGTCAGCGGTGTCTATTTGTACAATTGCCGGGACTCGCGACTCCTAATGAACGTTTTTCTCGATCAAATGTTGCGCCTGAAAACGGCCACAGCCATGGACTCGCGGCATTCGGCGCAAATCGAAAGTGTTTACTATTTGGTTAAGCCACCGGAATCCTCGAAACGTGAACTCCAACCGCGTCCCATAATGCATGAGTATATCAGGCATTTGATATTCGAAGAGCTGTGCAAACAGAATGTCGAACGATGCATTAAGATGTTGCGTCGCATCAATTGGCAGGATCCAGAGATATGTAGTTAtgccatcaaatgtctgtCGAAAGCATATCTATTACGTTTCCCTTTGGTGCGATGTCTGGCCGATTTGGTATCGGGTCTGAGTTCATATCAACCACGTGCCGTTACCATTATCATTGATAATGTGTTTGAGGATATTCGCGCTGGCCTCGAAATACATTCGCCAAGGATGTCACAGCGTCGCATTGCGATGGCCAAATATTTGGGTGAAATGTACAATTACAAATTGGTCGAATCGACACATATACTCAATACTCTATATTTGATCATATCGCTGGGTGTGGTCAGAGATCAGAGTATTGTGTCGCCATTGGATCCGCCGGATAGTCTATTTCGTTTGAAATTGGCCTGCATGCTGCTGGACACCTGTGGACCCTATTTCACCAGCCAAGCGACACGCAAAAA ATTGGATTATTTTTTGGTGTTCTTTCAGCATTATTATTGGTTCAAAAAATCGCATCCCGTGTTTACGAAATCGGAAAATACATCAGATTTATTTCCCATACTAGTCGATCATGCGTATCGTGATTGTTTGGCCACTGTGAAGCCCAATTTGAAATTGTACAAAAGTCTGGAGCAGGCCAAAGATGCCATCGATGAGCTGCAAGAGAAATTGTATCCACAATTGAAGAATATCAATAGCAATTCCCAAGATGCATCATTGGCCACCAATAGTGAGGTCAGCGAAGTGGATGAGGCG GCAACTGATGAAGACACATGCTCATCGAATCACCCACGTGAACGGCTGGCAGCCGGCTTAGATGCCGAAAATGCCAACGATTGGACGGAAAATGAAACGGAATTGCCACCAACTCCGGGACCGCCAGAGAAATCCAAAGAGGATCTAGAATTTGAGCAGATGTATGAGAAAATGACAACAGATTCGTATCAGGAGCGTCTCAAGGAGCCCATAAAGGCCACTGTCAAGGATATACCAGTTCCCATAATGGCGCGACAATTGAGGAAACCCTACGATCATTTGGCCTGCAGCAGTTCCAGTTCCAGCAATGCCGCACAGATCTCAAAGGCGGATGGTGGTCCCACGACGGCGACAGGTGGAACAACTAGGGCTATTTCGGCGGCTGCACCTGCTGTTCAATCGTCTGATGGAAATTATGAAACTACGACGAGTAACATTGCATCCACTTCTTCTggaggtggtggtgggggAGCGGGTTCGGGAGCGGGATCACCTTCTTCCTCAGGTGCTGTGCAATTTGTACTTATGGTGCGAGGGAATAAAGGTGGCAAACAGCAATTCAAATCCTTTGTAGCGCCATCTGACTCCCATTTGGCCATCAATTTGAAATTGCAAGAGCAAAAGATACGCGAGGAAAAGGAGAAAGTGAAACGGCTGACACTCAACATAACCGAACGGATCGAGGAGGAGGATTATCAGGAGTCATTGTTGCCACCGCAGCAGCGTAATTTTAATCAAAGTTATTACCAGAAGCCAAACAAACACAAGTTCAAACATCAGAAAGGTGCACCCGATGCCGATTTGATATTTCATTAA
- the LOC6648415 gene encoding integrin beta-PS isoform X1, giving the protein MLYLTILLCVVSSLINTNLVNGQLAGKLVQNPCVNKPTCHECIQTQSCAWCMKPDYGDRPRCFQHTSPITCPEEFVWNPDTSEHILINRNLTLASGGEAWSGGQSIAGGSYESSYRQQSSASGSYAASGGSSSSSSSYGGGSSSSSGSSSSSAGFAAAGGEIVQIKPQRVKLQLRINQVHNLKVSYSQAQDYPVDLYYLMDLSKSMEDDKQKLSTLGNTLAETMRAITSNFRLGFGSFVDKVLMPYVSTIPKKLESPCTGCMAPYGYRNHLPLSNNTQSFSSEVGNATVSGNLDAPEGGFDAIMQAIACRQQVGWREQARRLLVFSTDAGFHYAGDGKLGGVIAPNDGECHLDPRGQYTHSTIQDYPSISQINQKVKQNAINIIFAVTANQHSVYKKLSGHIEGSSSAILSNDSSNVVDLVREEYGKISSSVEMKDNATGDVKITYFSSCLNGGPEIKTSKCSGLKVGNMVSFTAQIQVLKCPPKRKDWNQVIQIYPVGINESMVIDLEMLCSCPCEYPGSKGYLQNSPRCSGYGTEMCGICKCDEPHFGNTCECSVSDMGSGAINDSSCRADNTTNVDCSGRGNCVCGACDCFKRTNPEEQISGKYCECENFSCERNKNQLCSGADHGTCECGRCVCKPGWTGSSCDCQASNDTCMPPTGGELCSGHGTCECGVCKCKSTDEGRYSGRYCEKCPTCSGRCHELKDCVQCQMYYTGELKNGDDCAKNCTTFTPVGVEVVKIDETKDEQLCVFFDEDDCKFTFKYSEQGELVVHAQEKKECPPKVFMLGIILGVIAAIVLVGLAILLLWKLLTTIHDRREFARFEKERMNAKWDTGENPIYKQATSTFKNPIYAGK; this is encoded by the exons ATGTTATATCTGACCATATTACTTTGTGTGGTCAGCAGTTTGATAAACACAAATCTGGTCAATGGCCAATTGGCTGGCAAATTGGTGCAAAATCCATGCGTTAATAAACCAACCTGCCATGAGTGCATACAGACCCAGAGCTGTGCCTGGTGCATGAAACCGGATTATGGTGATCGGCCGCGTTGTTTCCAGCACACATCGCCCATAACATGTCCCGAGGAGTTTGTGTGGAATCCCGACACATCGGAGCACATATTGATCAATCGTAATCTAACATTGGCCAGCGGTGGTGAAGCCTGGTCTGGCGGTCAATCGATTGCCGGTGGCTCCTATGAGAGTAGCTATCGCCAGCAGAGTTCAGCGTCGGGCTCCTATGCGGCATCGGGGGGctcctcatcgtcatcgtcttCGTATGGTGGCGgtagtagcagcagcagcggatCATCAAGCAGCTCAGCTGGCTTTGCAGCTGCTGGCGGTGAAATAGTCCAGATTAAGCCACAGCGTGTTAAACTTCAATTGCGTATCA ATCAAGTGCACAATCTAAAGGTGAGCTATTCACAGGCTCAGGATTATCCTGTCGATCTTTACTATTTGATGGACTTGTCCAAATCCATGGAGGATGATAAACAAAAGCTATCCACATTGGGCAATACATTGGCCGAAACGATGCGTGCCATTACATCGAATTTCCGTTTGGGTTTCGGTTCATTTGTCGATAAAGTTCTAATGCCCTATGTCTCAACCATACCTAAAAA GCTCGAGAGTCCTTGTACTGGTTGTATGGCTCCCTATGGTTACCGCAATCACTTGCCCCTGAGCAATAATACCCAAAGCTTTTCT AGTGAGGTAGGCAATGCTACTGTATCTGGTAACTTGGATGCTCCCGAAGGTGGTTTCGATGCCATTATGCAGGCAATCGCTTGCCGTCAACAGGTTGGATGGCGCGAACAGGCCCGTCGTCTGTTGGTCTTCTCGACAGATGCTGGCTTCCATTATGCCGGCGATGGTAAATTGGGTGGTGTGATTGCCCCAAACGATGGCGAATGCCATTTGGATCCACGTGGCCAGTACACGCATTCGACCATTCAGGATTATCCGAGTATTtcgcaaatcaatcaaaagGTCAAACAGAATGCCATCAATATCATATTCGCTGTGACTGCCAATCAACATTCGGTATATAAGAAACTATCGGGACATATTGAGGGTTCATCGAGTGCCATTTTATCGAATGATTCATCCAATGTGGTGGATTTGGTACGCGAAGAATATGGC AAAATCTCATCATCAGTCGAGATGAAGGACAATGCAACAGGTGATGTGAAAATCACATATTTCTCATCTTGTCTAAATGGTGGACCCGAAATCAAGACCTCCAAATGTAGTGGCCTGAAAGTGGGCAATATGGTTAGCTTCACCGCTCAGATTCAAGTTCTGAAGTGTCCACCAAAGCGTAAGGACTGGAATCAAGTTATTCAGATCTATCCCGTTGGCATCAATGAGAGTATGGTTATCGATTTGGAAATGCTTTGCTCCTGTCCCTGTGAATATCCTGGCTCGAAAGGTTACCTCCAGAACTCGCCACGTTGCAGCGGCTATGGCACAGAAATGTGCGGCATCTGCAAGTGCGATGAACCGCATTTCGGCAACACATGTGAATGCTCCGTCTCCGATATGGGCTCTGGGGCAATAAACGATTCCTCCTGCCGTGCGGACAATACAACAAATGTCGATTGCAGTGGACGTGGCAATTGTGTGTGCGGTGCCTGCGATTGCTTCAAACGCACAAATCCCGAGGAACAGATCTCTGGCAAATATTGTGAATGTGAGAATTTCAGCTGTGAGAGGAATAAGAATCAATTGTGCTCGGGCGCCGATCACGGCACCTGCGAATGTGGTCGTTGTGTTTGCAAGCCCGGCTGGACTGGTTCCAGTTGCGACTGCCAGGCCTCTAATGATACCTGCATGCCGCCCACTGGTGGTGAATTGTGTTCGGGTCATGGTACTTGCGAGTGCGGTGTCTGCAAGTGTAAATCCACGGACGAGGGTCGCTATTCGGGACGCTATTGCGAGAAGTGCCCAACATGCTCGGGACGTTGTCACGAGCTGAAAGATTGTGTCCAATGTCAAATGTATTACACCGGCGAGCTAAAGAATGGCGATGATTGTGCCAAAAATTGCACCACCTTCACCCCGGTGGGTGTGGAAGTTGTGAAAATCGATGAGACAAAGGATGAGCAATTGTGCGTGTTCTTCGATGAGGATGATTGCAAATTCACCTTCAAGTACAGCGAACAGGGTGAACTTGTTGTTCATGCCCAAGAGAAGAAGGAATGCCCACCAAAAGTCTTCATGTTGGGCATCATTTTGGGTGTTATAGCCGCCATTGTTCTGGTGGGTCTTGCCATATTGCTGCTCTGGAAACTTTTAACCACCATTCACGATCGTCGCGAATTTGCGCGATTTGAGAAGGAACGCATGAATGCCAAATGGGATACG GGTGAGAATCCCATTTACAAGCAAGCGACATCCACTTTCAAGAATCCCATATATGCGGGCAAATAA
- the LOC6648415 gene encoding integrin beta-PS isoform X2 has product MLYLTILLCVVSSLINTNLVNGQLAGKLVQNPCVNKPTCHECIQTQSCAWCMKPDYGDRPRCFQHTSPITCPEEFVWNPDTSEHILINRNLTLASGGEAWSGGQSIAGGSYESSYRQQSSASGSYAASGGSSSSSSSYGGGSSSSSGSSSSSAGFAAAGGEIVQIKPQRVKLQLRINQVHNLKVSYSQAQDYPVDLYYLMDLSKSMEDDKQKLSTLGNTLAETMRAITSNFRLGFGSFVDKVLMPYVSTIPKNLVEPCPKCDAPYGYRNIMGLSRDTYRFSSEVGNATVSGNLDAPEGGFDAIMQAIACRQQVGWREQARRLLVFSTDAGFHYAGDGKLGGVIAPNDGECHLDPRGQYTHSTIQDYPSISQINQKVKQNAINIIFAVTANQHSVYKKLSGHIEGSSSAILSNDSSNVVDLVREEYGKISSSVEMKDNATGDVKITYFSSCLNGGPEIKTSKCSGLKVGNMVSFTAQIQVLKCPPKRKDWNQVIQIYPVGINESMVIDLEMLCSCPCEYPGSKGYLQNSPRCSGYGTEMCGICKCDEPHFGNTCECSVSDMGSGAINDSSCRADNTTNVDCSGRGNCVCGACDCFKRTNPEEQISGKYCECENFSCERNKNQLCSGADHGTCECGRCVCKPGWTGSSCDCQASNDTCMPPTGGELCSGHGTCECGVCKCKSTDEGRYSGRYCEKCPTCSGRCHELKDCVQCQMYYTGELKNGDDCAKNCTTFTPVGVEVVKIDETKDEQLCVFFDEDDCKFTFKYSEQGELVVHAQEKKECPPKVFMLGIILGVIAAIVLVGLAILLLWKLLTTIHDRREFARFEKERMNAKWDTGENPIYKQATSTFKNPIYAGK; this is encoded by the exons ATGTTATATCTGACCATATTACTTTGTGTGGTCAGCAGTTTGATAAACACAAATCTGGTCAATGGCCAATTGGCTGGCAAATTGGTGCAAAATCCATGCGTTAATAAACCAACCTGCCATGAGTGCATACAGACCCAGAGCTGTGCCTGGTGCATGAAACCGGATTATGGTGATCGGCCGCGTTGTTTCCAGCACACATCGCCCATAACATGTCCCGAGGAGTTTGTGTGGAATCCCGACACATCGGAGCACATATTGATCAATCGTAATCTAACATTGGCCAGCGGTGGTGAAGCCTGGTCTGGCGGTCAATCGATTGCCGGTGGCTCCTATGAGAGTAGCTATCGCCAGCAGAGTTCAGCGTCGGGCTCCTATGCGGCATCGGGGGGctcctcatcgtcatcgtcttCGTATGGTGGCGgtagtagcagcagcagcggatCATCAAGCAGCTCAGCTGGCTTTGCAGCTGCTGGCGGTGAAATAGTCCAGATTAAGCCACAGCGTGTTAAACTTCAATTGCGTATCA ATCAAGTGCACAATCTAAAGGTGAGCTATTCACAGGCTCAGGATTATCCTGTCGATCTTTACTATTTGATGGACTTGTCCAAATCCATGGAGGATGATAAACAAAAGCTATCCACATTGGGCAATACATTGGCCGAAACGATGCGTGCCATTACATCGAATTTCCGTTTGGGTTTCGGTTCATTTGTCGATAAAGTTCTAATGCCCTATGTCTCAACCATACCTAAAAA TCTGGTGGAGCCTTGTCCTAAATGCGATGCTCCCTATGGCTATCGTAACATCATGGGCTTGAGCAGGGACACATATAGATTCTCT AGTGAGGTAGGCAATGCTACTGTATCTGGTAACTTGGATGCTCCCGAAGGTGGTTTCGATGCCATTATGCAGGCAATCGCTTGCCGTCAACAGGTTGGATGGCGCGAACAGGCCCGTCGTCTGTTGGTCTTCTCGACAGATGCTGGCTTCCATTATGCCGGCGATGGTAAATTGGGTGGTGTGATTGCCCCAAACGATGGCGAATGCCATTTGGATCCACGTGGCCAGTACACGCATTCGACCATTCAGGATTATCCGAGTATTtcgcaaatcaatcaaaagGTCAAACAGAATGCCATCAATATCATATTCGCTGTGACTGCCAATCAACATTCGGTATATAAGAAACTATCGGGACATATTGAGGGTTCATCGAGTGCCATTTTATCGAATGATTCATCCAATGTGGTGGATTTGGTACGCGAAGAATATGGC AAAATCTCATCATCAGTCGAGATGAAGGACAATGCAACAGGTGATGTGAAAATCACATATTTCTCATCTTGTCTAAATGGTGGACCCGAAATCAAGACCTCCAAATGTAGTGGCCTGAAAGTGGGCAATATGGTTAGCTTCACCGCTCAGATTCAAGTTCTGAAGTGTCCACCAAAGCGTAAGGACTGGAATCAAGTTATTCAGATCTATCCCGTTGGCATCAATGAGAGTATGGTTATCGATTTGGAAATGCTTTGCTCCTGTCCCTGTGAATATCCTGGCTCGAAAGGTTACCTCCAGAACTCGCCACGTTGCAGCGGCTATGGCACAGAAATGTGCGGCATCTGCAAGTGCGATGAACCGCATTTCGGCAACACATGTGAATGCTCCGTCTCCGATATGGGCTCTGGGGCAATAAACGATTCCTCCTGCCGTGCGGACAATACAACAAATGTCGATTGCAGTGGACGTGGCAATTGTGTGTGCGGTGCCTGCGATTGCTTCAAACGCACAAATCCCGAGGAACAGATCTCTGGCAAATATTGTGAATGTGAGAATTTCAGCTGTGAGAGGAATAAGAATCAATTGTGCTCGGGCGCCGATCACGGCACCTGCGAATGTGGTCGTTGTGTTTGCAAGCCCGGCTGGACTGGTTCCAGTTGCGACTGCCAGGCCTCTAATGATACCTGCATGCCGCCCACTGGTGGTGAATTGTGTTCGGGTCATGGTACTTGCGAGTGCGGTGTCTGCAAGTGTAAATCCACGGACGAGGGTCGCTATTCGGGACGCTATTGCGAGAAGTGCCCAACATGCTCGGGACGTTGTCACGAGCTGAAAGATTGTGTCCAATGTCAAATGTATTACACCGGCGAGCTAAAGAATGGCGATGATTGTGCCAAAAATTGCACCACCTTCACCCCGGTGGGTGTGGAAGTTGTGAAAATCGATGAGACAAAGGATGAGCAATTGTGCGTGTTCTTCGATGAGGATGATTGCAAATTCACCTTCAAGTACAGCGAACAGGGTGAACTTGTTGTTCATGCCCAAGAGAAGAAGGAATGCCCACCAAAAGTCTTCATGTTGGGCATCATTTTGGGTGTTATAGCCGCCATTGTTCTGGTGGGTCTTGCCATATTGCTGCTCTGGAAACTTTTAACCACCATTCACGATCGTCGCGAATTTGCGCGATTTGAGAAGGAACGCATGAATGCCAAATGGGATACG GGTGAGAATCCCATTTACAAGCAAGCGACATCCACTTTCAAGAATCCCATATATGCGGGCAAATAA